The sequence TCACCAACCTCATCAACTTCGCGGACTTTACCATTTTCCTCAACACCCGCAGCTAATACAGAAGATTTGCCCGCTTCGACCGAATCCGCTTGATAACGAATATGTCCACCAGAAATAGTCGAGCCCATCTGAGTAATTTTATTTTTAGCATCAACTAGAACATCACCTCGTGCTGTTTCAACTTTACCCTTTTGAACAAAATCAGACTTGGTTTTGATTTGGATATCTTGTTTACCGCTAATCACCCCTTCATTAACAATACGGCCTTGACTATCAATCTTCACCTCACCCGCCGATGCACCAATGTGCCCCGCATTGCGTACGCCAAGGCCTTGGCCGTTATCCACTAAATGGATTTTCTCTGCATACATCCCGCCCAATTGGCTTACATCCACACTATAGCTTTGGTTTTCACTTTGCGTATCAGAAGTGCGGTCGGTTTTATCGGTGTTTTTATCACCCACGTACACAACCGAATCATTGGTACGGTCAACGTTATTTTTACCTGTGGTAACTTTAATGTCTTTTTTCGACCAAACCCCACCATTGATTTCCGCTTTATCAGCGATAATATCGGTGTAATCAGATTGACTGTTATTCATCCCTTTTGGGCCAACAGTCACCTTACCGCCTTTTACACGATAGCCTTTCAACTCGCCATTTTCTACTTCTGCTTTACCGGTTGTTAGCGTTGTTCGCCCAGCATTAATCACACCACAGCCATCACATTGGATACCACTTGGGTTGGCAATAACGACATCTGCTTTTTTGCCTGCAACTTCCACATAACCTTTTAAACGGCTTGGGTTAGCAGAGTTTACCTCGTTAAGAATGACTTTCGCTTCACCGCGAGCAAGATTCGGGTTACCTTGCACCCAGCCCGCCATTTGCGTTTGTGTTGCTTTACGGGCATTGTTTAACACGGCGCCTTTTTCTGCCACATCAAATTGTGAATATTGGTTACGTGATACCCCACCTGCACTTGGTGTTTGAATATTTACTTGCGGTAAACCATTCGCTGTTTGAAGTACTATGGGTTGTTGATTACCCGGTGCTGATTTATCTGCACGAATGGCCATATCTTCGGCATGAGCAGAAGGCGTTAAAAAGACGAAGCCTAATGCTAACATTAAGCTGAAATGAATAGGATTAAGTGAAAGTGCGGTTGAAAACAGCCCTATTTTTTCTTGTTCTGAGCTCACATTTTCACTTTGTGCTTTACCTTGAGATTTTGCTAGCTCAGATACCACGACAAGCTGATTTAATACACGGCTAAAAATCACTTTATAATGACGTTTATTCATTTTTTAATTTCCTTTAAGTTTTAAATTCTGTTTGGTTTTAATCAATTTATTCATCTAAAAGCGTGAGCATTAAAAACGGTAGCTCACATTAAATCCAGTTGTCACATGACTGGTTCTAAATCCTTCCGGTTTTTTAATTGGAACACCTACGAAATAATCATAGTTAATGCCCCATAGTTTGCCACGAAGTCCAATTGCGCCCCCCATTAGGCTGTCACCAATTTGAAGCTCTTCTTGGCTAGAGTGCACTTTACCTCGGTCAATCCCTAAATAAAGCTCATGTCCCTTATTGGCGATATTCCAACCGAGCTCATTTCGCCATAACCAACCTTTTTCACCAGAAAGCGATAGCTCGCCATCAAACCCTCGCACGGTATAACGCCCACCAATACTAAATTTATCTTGTTGTGTTAAAGGTGTGCCGTTCCATTGTCCATTCCAGCTTGTGTTAAAGCGGAAAGGTTGATTGCCGATAGTGAAAGGATAGGTAAAATCAACGCCTGCAGTAAAAATCTGCATGCGGGAAGTGCCTTCACCAAACTCTTCTTCCGGTGCAGGTAAGGATTTATTCCCACCCGTACCACGTTTATAGTTCGCAAACAGTTGTAACACTGTTTCACCAATGTATTGGGTGTGATTAAGCCCCACTTCCCAACCTGCCGTTCGACGACGTTGCACTTCAATTTCGGTGTCATTGATATAGTTATGCGATTTTTTTGTCCATAACGCGGCATTCACATAGGTTTTGTGAAGACTTCCACGAGATAATAAGCGACTTAAGTTCGCTTTCATTTGTTGGCTTTCACCTGAATAGGTATAAGACTCAAACGCGCCCGCTACCGTTTGGTGATAAGAATATTTTGAACCGGAAAGGGTCAAGAGATAGTTCTTCCAAGGAATAGAATAATAGAGACTGACATTTTTACTGCCATAATCGCCTTCCGCATCATCGCTATTACGCTTAAAGCTACGCGTACCACTGATATAGAACATATCATTGAGGGTTAGCACGTTATCCCAAGAAAACGTGGCTGAACCTTGTAAACGCCCCGTAGCTTTACTGCCTGAATCATCTAACCCCAAGGTTAAATGGAAAGGTAAGCGTTGCTTATAAGCAATCACCACGTCTGTTTCACCGACTGCATTCGTTGGCACAAGCTCCATATTCGCATCAGCACTCGGTACGCGTTTTAAGTTTTCTAAACCCTGTTCAATATTGCGAATATTTAATATATCCCCCTGCGCCATTGGCATGGCAAACCATAAGGTACCTCGGGTGGCAAACGGAATCGTACTTTGGTCTTGTAATTGAATACGGCCTACTTTACCCGGAATCACGGTTAACACGAGCATGCCTGAACGCAAATCCTGTGGCTCGACCACCACGCGGGTAGTGACATAACCCAAATCAATTAAACGATTTTGAATACGACGAAGTAATACATTAATCCCCTCAGAGCCAATACAAGTAGGCAGCGCAAAATCACGCCCAGCATAAACTGACTTTAATGCCCAAGAGAATCGGCTTGGTTGGATTAATTTAAGGGAAGAGGCTGATGAACTTTCTTCAGCTTGATAATCGGTCAGCACCAATTGATTGATAGGAAAACATTGTGATTCATTCTGCGGAAAGCCACGAGAGGCTTCTTTTCCCCCTCTAAACGCACATTTGCGGATTGTGTTTGCTGGGCTAAGATAGCCGCATCTTGTTCCGCTTGTTGCCTCTGTTGTTTGGCATCGATTTGTTTTTCTAAATTGGCATTTGGTGAGCTTGGCGCTGAAAAACCAAAAGGTGAAATAAATAATAAACTAGAAAGAAAAAAGTGTGAGGATTTTTTCATTGTTACCCTAAAGATAAAGTTATTAATGAATTATGGTTGATAAGATATCAAAATCTATTTAAAAAAACTATAAAGTTTACATCAGTAATTTCTTTTATTTTTCATTAGTTTAAATATAAAAAAAATCTGCATCAAACTTGGGCTTGATGCAGATAATTTGTTTATTGGCCATTAATATAAAATTAATCACCTAATTGAACAGGCTCAACTTTCCAAATTCTCTCTGCGTACTCTTTAATCGTGCGGTCAGATGAGAAGAAGCCCATATTCACGATATTTTGAATGGTGCTTTCAATCCATTGGTCGCGTTGTTTGTATTTTTCATCTACGGCTTTTTGAGTTTCTACATAACTACGGAAATCAGCGAAAGCTTGATAATAATCGTGGTATTGCAAGCCTTGTAATAGTTGATGATAACGTTGAGGATCTTCTGGTGAGAATTTACCCTCAATAATTTGATCCACGACTGTGCGTAATTGAGCATCATTTTGATAGTATTCAAACGAGCGATACCCTTCTCGACGAAGTTGCTCAACTTGTTCCACAGTGTTGCCGAAAATAAAGATGTTATCTTTACCCACGTTTTCCAAGATCTCTACGTTTGCACCGTCAAGTGTACCGAGTGTCAATGCGCCATTTAAGGCAAATTTCATATTACTAGTACCTGATGCTTCAGTACCTGCAAGGGAGATTTGCTCTGAAATATCCGCTGCTGGAATAATTAACTGGGCAAGGCTCACGCTGTAATTTGGAATAAATACAACTTTTAAACGGCCTTTCAAACGCTCATCATTATTGATGACATTTGCAACATCATTAATTAAATGGATGGTTTGTTTCGCTGCATAATAAGCCGAAGCGGCTTTACCAGCTAAAATAAATACGCGCGGTTGCCAATCTTGTTCAGGATGAGCAAGCATTTCATTATAGCGAGCAATAATATGTAATACGTTCAACATTTGACGTTTATATTCGTGAATACGTTTTACTTGCACGTCAAATAAAGCATGCGGGTCAAGCTCTACCCCTAACTCGCGTTTTACGTACTCCGCTAATTTTACTTTGTTGGCAAATTTAATATCAGCAACAGCCTCTTTAAATGCTTTTTCTTGTGCGAATGGTTTGAGTTTTGCGATTTGGCTTAAATCGCAACGCCATTCTGAGCCGATATATTTATCAAACAATGCGGCTAATTGTGGATTCGCAACGGCTAACCAACGACGCGGTGTGATACCATTTGTTACATTGGTAAAGCGTTCTGGGAAAATACGAGCAAAATCTGCAAAGGTTGAAGTCACCATTAAATCAGAATGAATTTCTGCGACCCCGTTAATTTTGTGTGAACCTACCACGGATAGCCATCCCATACGCACTTTACGTTGGTAGCCTTCTTCGATAAGAGAAACGCGACGGATAAAATCGTTGTCAGTCGTCACATAAGTGCGGACATATTCTAAGAAATGATCGTTAATTTCAAAAATCATCTGTAAATGACGCGGTAAGATTTTCGCCATCATTTCCACTGGCCAAGTTTCTAATGCTTCCGACATCAAAGTATGGCAGGTGTAAGAGAAAATATTACGCGTCATCTCCCACGCTTTTTTCCACTCGAAACCTTCATCGTCCACTAAAATACGCATTAATTCAGGAATCGCTAACGCTGGGTGGGTATCGTTTAAGTGGATTGCCACTTTGTCAGCCAAGTTTTCAAGGCTATCGTGGGTGCGTTTGTGACGGCGTAAAATATCTTGAAGTGATGCAGAGACTAAGAAATACTCTTGACGTAAACGCAATTCGCGACCATTCCACGTAGAATCATCAGGGTAAAGCACGCGAGATAAGTTTTTATTTGAGGAGTGTTCTTCCAATGCGGCTAAATGTTCGCCACGGTTGAAGTCGGCAAGGTTAAACACTTCGCCCGCGTGTGCCGACCATAAACGTAATGTCGCCGCAGAATTATTTTGATAACCTGGAATCATTTGGTCGTAAGCAAGTGCGGTCACTTTTTCGGTATCTTGCCAAATACATTTTTTGCCTTCGAAATGAATGTTTCCGCCAAATTCTACGGTAAAGCGTTTAGAGGGGCGAATAAATTCCCACGGGGCACCTTTTTCAAGCCATGCATCTGGGCGTTCTACTTGCTGACCGTTTTCAATTTTTTGGCGGAACATACCATATTCATAACGAATACCGTACCCCATACCTGGTAAACCAAGGGTCGCAATCGAATCCATAAAGCAAGCAGCTAAACGACCTAAACCGCCATTACCTAAACCAGGATCAACTTCTTTTTCTAAAATCTCTTCTAAATCCACATTTAATTCAGAAAGTGCTTCTTGTGCTAATCCATAAATGCCTTCTGCAATCATCGCATTAGATAGCGTACGTCCGATTAAAAATTCCATTGAAAGGTAGTAAACACGGCGAGAATCTTCTGCTCGAGTTTGGCGAGCAGTGGTAATCCAACCCTCTGTTACTAAATCACGCACAGCGTGGAGTGTTGCATTTAGCCAATCGCGTTGGCTAGCTTCACGTGGAGAGCGACCGATTAAGAAAATGAGTTTGTAAACGATTGATTTTTTAATCGCTTCAACGGTCATTTCAGGACGATTATATTGGAATGGAGAATCAAAGTTATCCATTATCATAGGTAAAACCTCTATTAGAATGCTAAGAAATGATTAACGTAGGGTGTAATGAATTTGCAAAATTCACGCACGTTTGCAAAAATCAATCAAAATTTGACCGCTCTTTGAGTGCGTGAATGTTGTTCACTCAGCCTACAAAAGTAGTTCAAATTTTATGCTTATCTTTGTAAAAAACAAGCCCAATCACACCGCTTGCAAAAGATTCTTTCACAAGCGGTGTGATTGTTAAGTTTACGAATAAAACTACAAGCGTTCATAAAGCGTTCTATATTGCTCTGCAGCTTTACGCCAGCTGAAGTCTTGTTCCATTGCATCGGTGCGAACCATCGACCACGCACGCGGTTTTTGCCATAAGGCAAAGGCACGTTGCAAGCAATGGCGGAGAGCTTCAGGAGTTGCACTTTCAAACACAAAACCTGTTGCGGTGCGAGCTTTAATACTTTCTGAGGTGCTATCCACCACCGTATCCGCCAAACCACCCGTTTTACGAACGAGTGGCAGTGTGCCATATTGCAAACCATAAAGTTGGGTTAAGCCACAAGGTTCGAAACGGCTTGGCACTAAAATCACATCGCCACCTGCCACCATTAAATGCGAAAGGGCTTCATCATAGCCGATTTTTACCGCAATATTGTTAGGATATTGCACTGCAAGCTCACGAATACCTTGTTCCAAGTGCGGTGCACCTGAACCTAAAATCATCAACTGCCCGCCTTGTTTTACAATTTCATCCGCACTTTCAATCAATAAATCCACGCCTTTTTGTTCGGTTAAACGGGTGACCATCACAAATACCAAGGCAGATCCATCTTGTGGCAAATTGAAATACGCTTGCAATTCGGCTTTATTTTTCTTTTTGCCTGCCATATATTTCAGTTTGTAATGGTGCGGAATGTATTGATCCACGTTTGGATGCCAAATATTTTCGTCCACGCCGTTTAATATCCCCACCAAACGACCTTGAGTTTTTAAGCCAGAAAGTAAGCCTTGTAAACCGTAGGCAAATTCTGGTGTCGTGATTTCTTCTGCATAAGTTGGGCTTACCGCCGTGCTTGCATCAGAATAGAACAATCCTGATTTTAAATAAGAAATTTGTCCGAATAACTCCAGACCGTCCACATTAAACATGCCTGCTGGCAAACCAATTTCGTACAAATGATGATAAGAAAACTGCCCTTGATACGCCAAGTTATGAATAGTGAACACCGATTTTGCTGGACGACCTTTATTGAACAGATATGCTGCACATAAGCCAGCGTGCCAGTCATGAGCATGTACCACTTCTGCACGCCACCAGCTATCCAACCCAGTGGCAAGCTCTGCCCCCACCCAACCGAGCAAGGCAAAACGTTTGTAGTTGTCGCCGTAATCGTTGTAATAAGCATCGTGATACGGATTGCCCTCGCGACCGTATAAGTGCGGTGCGTCAATCAAATAGATCCCGACACCGTTATATTCTCCATAACGCAACACCACGTGCCCAGCGAAGTTATCAAATTCCGCCACAACTTGGGTATTCGGAATCCCTGCTGTAATTGCAGGATAAGCAGGCAATAAAACGCGAGCATCCAGCCCGATTTGGTTCTGTGCTTGGGGTAATGCCCCTAAAACATCGGCAAGCCCGCCTGTTTTTAAGAGCGGATAGAGTTCCGAGCAAACGTGTAAGATTTTCATTTAATCTTCCTATTTTTTAATAATAACGCGTAGGGTTGTTATATTACCCAATCTTTACTCTCACAAGGTAAGTAATAACTACCTTTACATCCGTAGGGTGGGCGTAAGCCCACGAAATAGTAAAATATCCGTGATAATGCGTGGGTTTACACCACTCCATACGCTACCTTTGGGGCTAAAAGAAAGATTATAAGTGCGGTCAAAATTAACCGCACTTTTCATCCTTAATCTAAATGCTCCTCAGATACAACGTCTTCCCCTTCTAATTTTTTCAGCATTTTCGGGGTAACTAGAATCACTTTACCTGTTGAACTGATACGGAATCGTTTTTTATCTTCTTCCATATTCACGCCAATTTCCATGCCATCTGGAATAATACATTCACGGTCGAGAATACAGTTTTTCAATATACAATTCTTACCGATTTTAACTTGTGGCAATACCACGCAATGATCCACTTTTGAGAAAGCATCAATTTTAACGCGATCGAATAGCACGGAATTACTGATAGAGGAATCAGTAATCACACAACCACCGCCAATTAAAGAATTATCGACTGGATGAATATTTGAATTTTTGTAGAAGAATTTTGACGGATAAGCTTGAATAGGATTACCACGAATTGGCCAGCTTTGGTCATAAATATCTAATTGTGGATTTTCAGAGACTAAATCGATATTGGATTGCCAGAAACTATCAAGTGTTCCTACATCACGCCAGTAAATTTCGCCCTCAGTGTTGCGTCCCATACAAGAACGGCTGAATGGGTGAGCATAAAGCGTGCCTTCTTCTAAACATTTTGGCAACACATCTTTACCGAAATCGTGGCTAGTTTGCGGGGTATTAACTTCCTGCTCAAGCATTTTATAAAGATAATCCGCATCAAATACATAAATCCCCATTGAAGCAAGCGAAATATCAGGTTTACCCACCATTGCTGGCGGATCTTTCGGTTTTTCAACGAAAGCTTTTACTTTCAAGTTTTCGTTCACTGCCATTACGCCAAATTCATGCGCTTCAGAACGGGGCACTTCAATGCAACCTACGGTACATTTTGCACCGCTATTGACGTGATCCATCAACATCACGCTGTAATCTTGTTTGTAAATATGGTCGCCTGCCAAGATCAAAACATATTTAGGGCGATAGTGATCACGAATAATCGCCATATTTTGATAAACAGCATCCGCCGTACCACGATACCAAGTTGAATCATCAATTTGTTGACGAGCAGGAAGCATATCAACAAACTCCCCTTTTTCTTGTGGTAAGAAAGACCAACCTGTTTGCAAATGACGAAGTAAAGAGTGTGCAGCGTATTGAGTCACTACCCCAATTCGGTTCAAACCAGAGTTAATACAATTAGAAAGTGCAAAGTCAATAATACGGCGATTACCACCAAAATAAAGAGCGGGTTTTGCACGTTTATCCGTAAGTTCATGCAAGCGTGAACCACGTCCCCCCGCAAGAATAAGCACCAAAGTATTTTTAACTAAATCATATTTGTTAAGGTCGCCAGATTTCATAAGGATCTCCATAGTCTTATTGTTATTCGTCATTCAGCATACAAAAGCCCATTGAATAAATTTCGGCTTGTTGTGCTTCAAGGGTTACATTATGTGTGCCGATTTGGGGCTTCCATTTCCCATTAGGCAAGTTAAACACCTGACCTTCGGCTTTGGCATTAATCAACAAAAGCCAGCGATTATCTAAAACTACCTGTAATGCTTTGGTTTGTTGATTTTGCCAATCTTCAACTGTCATCGGTTCGCCTGCAATGTTCAGCCATTGCACATTCTCATCCGACCACCATTGATCTTGGTTTAAACTGCCCATTTTTTTGCGAAGTGCAATCGTTTGCTTGGTCAGTTCAAATAATTCTTCGTTAAAATTTACCCATTTAAGCCAAGTAATCTCGTTGTCTTGGCAATAGGCGTTGTTGTTGCCATATTGCGTGTTGCCGAACTCATCGCCAGCCAACAACATAGGCGTGCCATTGGCAAGTAATAAACTCATTAATAATCCACTTTGTGCAAAAGTGCGGTTATTTTCTACCGCACTTTTTTGCGGTTCAGTAAGATTTTCAGTCGAACCCTCTATACCGTGGTTGTAGCTGTAGTTTTCGTTTCTGCCGTCGCGATTTTCTTCGCCATTGGCTTCATTATGTTTTTGGTTGTAACTCACTAAATCTTTAAGCGTAAAACCATCGTGAGCAGTAATAAAATTAAGTGTAGTATGTGGTAAGCGGTTATTTTTCTTAAATAAATCGCTAGAACCTGCAAAGCGTTCAGCAAATGCACCAATTTCGCCACTTTTCCATAGCCAGAAACGGCAAAGATCATCACGGAAGCGGTCGTTCCATTCGGCAAAATAACTTGGGAAATTGCCGACTTGATAGCCGTAATGTCCGATATCCCAAGGCTCGGCAATCAATTTAATATTCTGTAAACTTAGCTCATTTTTAATATCTGTAAAAAGCTGAGCTGACGAGTTAAAATCAGGTGTATCACGCCCCAAAACAGTGGCTAAATCAAAACGGAAACCATCAATATGGCATTGCTCCACCCAATAACGCAAACAATCCACCACCCATTTTCGCCCTACATCAGAGGATAAATTGAGCATATTGCCGCAGCCTGTCCAGTTGATGTAATGCCCGTTGTCGTTACGCCAGTAGTAAGTTTGGTCATCAATACCACGCTGGCTGAACGTTGGGTAAGTTCGCTCTGATTCTGCGGAATGGTTAAATACCACGTCTAAAATAACTTCAATACCCGCTTTGTGAAACGCCTTTACCATCGCTTTAAATTCAGCCAATGGATTATTTGTTGCCGCATATTTAGGTTCCACCGCAAACATCGCTAAGGGATTGTATCCCCAGTAATTTTGTAAGCCTTGTGCTTGTAAGTGCGGTTCATTGATATGGAAATTAACAGGCAGCAATTCCACCGCAGTCACACCTAATTTTTTTAAATAAGCTAAATTGATAGGATGACTTAAGCCCGCATAAGTACCACGCAACGCCGCAGGGATTTTCTCGTTTAACTTGCTAAACCCTTTAACGTGTAATTCATACACAATGGTTTCAGCCCAAGGCGTATTGGGGGAGGTATCATTTTCCCAATCAAAATCTTCCGAAATCACAACCGCTCTTGGGGCAAGATGTGCGTTGTCGCGATTATCTAAAAGCAAGAACCAAGAACGACTTTCTTTACTACTTAAATCAGGTTTACCATTCACGGCTTTCGCATAAGGATCTAGCATTAATTTATTCGGGTTGGCAAATTCGCCGTGAATACGGAATCCATATTCCGTACCCGTTTTCACGCCAGTTACCGTCAAATGCCACACATTTTCAGTACGCACCATCGGCAAACGGGTTTCTTGGTTTTGTTCATCAAAAAGACAAAGCTCTACGCCTGTTGCTGCCGCAGAAAACAGAGCGAAATTGGTAATTTGTACACCGTTTTTGACCGCTTGTGAGTATCCCATTGGAATAGGATTGCCGTTGTTGTAGATTTTGAACATATTTTTTATCGCTTTTGTAGGGGGCAAATTACATTTGCCCTAAAACATCGGTGGTTTATCAGGGCGAATGTAATTCGTCCCTACAATTTATCTATTCGGATTATTTCGTCTTCAATCTCAAATAAACCGTTGCTAACGGCGGAATGGACACTGAAATCGAATTTTCTCGTCCGTGGCTTTCGATGTTTTCACTTGCGACACAACCAAAATTGCCCACATTTGAGCCTTGATAGTACATTGAATCGGTATTCAAAATTTCTTCATATTCGCCCGCAACGTTCACACCGATGCGGTAGTCGTGGCGAGGAACAGGAGTAAAGTTACTGACGACAATAATGCGTTCTCCGTTTGAACTGCGACGTTCAAAGGCGAACACAGAATTTGCCGCATCATCAACGACAAGCCAATCAAAGCCTTCAGGTGAATAATCCAGTTCAAAGAGCGGTGAGTTTTCTCGGTAAATATGATTCAAATCTTTTACTAATTTCAAAACGCCTTTATGCCAGCCACCACCGATATTTTCATCAAGCAAGAACCAGTCCAAACTTTCTTCGTAATTCCATTCTCTGCCTTGAGCAAATTCATTACCCATAAAGAGCAATTTTTTACCTGGGTGCCCCCACATATAGCCATAGTAAGCACGTAAGTTCGCAAATTTTTGCCATGCGTCTCCTGGCATTTTATCGAGAAGCGAATATTTACCATGTACCACTTCGTCATGTGAAAGCGGTAGCACAAAATTTTCACTGTATTGATACATCATCCCAAAGGTCATTTTATTGTGATGATATTGGCGGTAAATGGGGTCAAGCTGCATATAGGCGAGCGTATCGTTCATCCAGCCCATATTCCATTTAAAATTAAATCCCAACCCACCGTTTTCACTCGGGTGAGTCACACCAGCAAAAGAGGTAGATTCTTCCGCAATAGAAATCGCCCCCGCCATTTCACTGTGGATTTTCCAGTTGGTATGTTTTAAAAATTCAATGGCTTCTAAGTTTTCACGTCCACCATATTGATTTGGAATCCACTCCCCTTCCGCACGGCTGTAATCGCGGTAAATCATGGAAGCCACGGCATCCACGCGAATACCATCTACACCAAAGCGTTCAAGCCAATACAGGGCATTACTGGATAAGAAATTTTTGACCTCATTACGTCCGTAGTTGTAAATTAGCGTGTTCCAGTCTTGATGATAGCCTTCGCGTGGGTCGGCGTGTTCGTAAAGTGCTGTGCCATCGAAAGCACTCAAGCCGTGAGTATCGCTTGGGAAATGCCCTGGTACCCAATCTAAAATCACGTTGATGCCTGCTTCGTGAGCACGTTTGACTAAACGGCGAAATGCCTCAGGCGAGCCAAAACGACTGGTTGGCGAATAAAGTCCAAGTGGTTGATAACCCCAAGAACCATCAAACGGAAATTCAGAAAGCGGCAAAAATTCTATATGGGTGAAGCCCATATCTTTTACATAAGGAATTAATTCATCAGCAATTTGATCGTAATCTAGCCAAAAATTGTTTTCTAAATTACGACGCCAAGATCCTAAATGCACTTCATAAATAGAAATTGGTTGGTTGCCTTGGTTCGCTTTTTTGCGTGCTTCGGTCATTTCCACCACATTCGGTAAGGCACTGACTTGAGATGCTGTATCAGGGCGAAGCTGCGAACTAAACGCATAAGGATCGGCTTTCAAACGAAGATTGCCATGGCAATCAATTAATTCAAACTTATAGAGCTGTCCTAAACTGGCTTTTGGTAAAAAGAGCTCCCAAACACCACTTTTTAGATGAAAACGCATAGGATGACGGCGACCATCCCAATAGTTGAAATCACCTACAATAGAAACTCGTCTTGCATTAGGTGCCCATAAGCGGAAATTTACCCCGCTCACACCATCACATTCCATAAAATGCGCACCAAGCACTTCATAGGGGCGAAGCATAGAACCTTCAGCAAGTAGCCATTGCTCTAAATCGTCAATCATCGGATGGAAGCGGTAAGGATCTTCGATAATTTGTGCTTCATTGCCCCAAAAAACCTGTAATT comes from Haemophilus haemolyticus and encodes:
- a CDS encoding glycogen/starch/alpha-glucan phosphorylase — protein: MIMDNFDSPFQYNRPEMTVEAIKKSIVYKLIFLIGRSPREASQRDWLNATLHAVRDLVTEGWITTARQTRAEDSRRVYYLSMEFLIGRTLSNAMIAEGIYGLAQEALSELNVDLEEILEKEVDPGLGNGGLGRLAACFMDSIATLGLPGMGYGIRYEYGMFRQKIENGQQVERPDAWLEKGAPWEFIRPSKRFTVEFGGNIHFEGKKCIWQDTEKVTALAYDQMIPGYQNNSAATLRLWSAHAGEVFNLADFNRGEHLAALEEHSSNKNLSRVLYPDDSTWNGRELRLRQEYFLVSASLQDILRRHKRTHDSLENLADKVAIHLNDTHPALAIPELMRILVDDEGFEWKKAWEMTRNIFSYTCHTLMSEALETWPVEMMAKILPRHLQMIFEINDHFLEYVRTYVTTDNDFIRRVSLIEEGYQRKVRMGWLSVVGSHKINGVAEIHSDLMVTSTFADFARIFPERFTNVTNGITPRRWLAVANPQLAALFDKYIGSEWRCDLSQIAKLKPFAQEKAFKEAVADIKFANKVKLAEYVKRELGVELDPHALFDVQVKRIHEYKRQMLNVLHIIARYNEMLAHPEQDWQPRVFILAGKAASAYYAAKQTIHLINDVANVINNDERLKGRLKVVFIPNYSVSLAQLIIPAADISEQISLAGTEASGTSNMKFALNGALTLGTLDGANVEILENVGKDNIFIFGNTVEQVEQLRREGYRSFEYYQNDAQLRTVVDQIIEGKFSPEDPQRYHQLLQGLQYHDYYQAFADFRSYVETQKAVDEKYKQRDQWIESTIQNIVNMGFFSSDRTIKEYAERIWKVEPVQLGD
- the glgA gene encoding glycogen synthase GlgA, whose protein sequence is MKILHVCSELYPLLKTGGLADVLGALPQAQNQIGLDARVLLPAYPAITAGIPNTQVVAEFDNFAGHVVLRYGEYNGVGIYLIDAPHLYGREGNPYHDAYYNDYGDNYKRFALLGWVGAELATGLDSWWRAEVVHAHDWHAGLCAAYLFNKGRPAKSVFTIHNLAYQGQFSYHHLYEIGLPAGMFNVDGLELFGQISYLKSGLFYSDASTAVSPTYAEEITTPEFAYGLQGLLSGLKTQGRLVGILNGVDENIWHPNVDQYIPHHYKLKYMAGKKKNKAELQAYFNLPQDGSALVFVMVTRLTEQKGVDLLIESADEIVKQGGQLMILGSGAPHLEQGIRELAVQYPNNIAVKIGYDEALSHLMVAGGDVILVPSRFEPCGLTQLYGLQYGTLPLVRKTGGLADTVVDSTSESIKARTATGFVFESATPEALRHCLQRAFALWQKPRAWSMVRTDAMEQDFSWRKAAEQYRTLYERL
- the glgC gene encoding glucose-1-phosphate adenylyltransferase is translated as MKSGDLNKYDLVKNTLVLILAGGRGSRLHELTDKRAKPALYFGGNRRIIDFALSNCINSGLNRIGVVTQYAAHSLLRHLQTGWSFLPQEKGEFVDMLPARQQIDDSTWYRGTADAVYQNMAIIRDHYRPKYVLILAGDHIYKQDYSVMLMDHVNSGAKCTVGCIEVPRSEAHEFGVMAVNENLKVKAFVEKPKDPPAMVGKPDISLASMGIYVFDADYLYKMLEQEVNTPQTSHDFGKDVLPKCLEEGTLYAHPFSRSCMGRNTEGEIYWRDVGTLDSFWQSNIDLVSENPQLDIYDQSWPIRGNPIQAYPSKFFYKNSNIHPVDNSLIGGGCVITDSSISNSVLFDRVKIDAFSKVDHCVVLPQVKIGKNCILKNCILDRECIIPDGMEIGVNMEEDKKRFRISSTGKVILVTPKMLKKLEGEDVVSEEHLD
- the glgX gene encoding glycogen debranching protein GlgX; translation: MFKIYNNGNPIPMGYSQAVKNGVQITNFALFSAAATGVELCLFDEQNQETRLPMVRTENVWHLTVTGVKTGTEYGFRIHGEFANPNKLMLDPYAKAVNGKPDLSSKESRSWFLLLDNRDNAHLAPRAVVISEDFDWENDTSPNTPWAETIVYELHVKGFSKLNEKIPAALRGTYAGLSHPINLAYLKKLGVTAVELLPVNFHINEPHLQAQGLQNYWGYNPLAMFAVEPKYAATNNPLAEFKAMVKAFHKAGIEVILDVVFNHSAESERTYPTFSQRGIDDQTYYWRNDNGHYINWTGCGNMLNLSSDVGRKWVVDCLRYWVEQCHIDGFRFDLATVLGRDTPDFNSSAQLFTDIKNELSLQNIKLIAEPWDIGHYGYQVGNFPSYFAEWNDRFRDDLCRFWLWKSGEIGAFAERFAGSSDLFKKNNRLPHTTLNFITAHDGFTLKDLVSYNQKHNEANGEENRDGRNENYSYNHGIEGSTENLTEPQKSAVENNRTFAQSGLLMSLLLANGTPMLLAGDEFGNTQYGNNNAYCQDNEITWLKWVNFNEELFELTKQTIALRKKMGSLNQDQWWSDENVQWLNIAGEPMTVEDWQNQQTKALQVVLDNRWLLLINAKAEGQVFNLPNGKWKPQIGTHNVTLEAQQAEIYSMGFCMLNDE